A region of Aliivibrio fischeri DNA encodes the following proteins:
- a CDS encoding alpha/beta hydrolase, with product MSLFHERSLPLYHGEIALLEVKPEQVDQTILFLHGWQDNAATFLTTMESYAKTNPTHHLIAFDWFGHGLSSHKGGDNFYHFFDYIDDLHQVILHLNQQSVILVGHSLGGLIASAYCAAFPEKVSALMMIEALGPLSEDESQITDRLRQGILSRQRYRNKPQRRLKDAQSALELRAKVNQLPQSLIEPMVLRSLRVESEYVQWTTDAKVKCDSLYRMSETHALALLDKIECPVFAVVGQNGYGHLKQKEHRYKFIADFTCYHIKGGHHCHLENPNLISEHLTTLINTITT from the coding sequence CTTGAAGTTAAACCTGAACAGGTCGATCAAACGATTCTGTTTTTACATGGTTGGCAAGATAATGCGGCGACGTTTCTTACCACAATGGAATCGTACGCAAAGACGAATCCAACCCACCATTTGATTGCGTTTGACTGGTTTGGGCATGGATTGTCCTCTCATAAAGGTGGGGATAATTTTTATCACTTTTTTGATTATATTGATGATCTTCACCAAGTTATCCTACATTTAAATCAACAATCCGTTATTTTGGTTGGACATTCTTTAGGTGGCTTAATTGCTAGTGCTTATTGTGCTGCTTTTCCAGAGAAAGTATCAGCTCTAATGATGATAGAAGCACTAGGGCCTTTGAGTGAAGATGAGAGCCAAATAACAGATAGATTGCGTCAAGGTATATTAAGTCGTCAGCGTTACCGAAATAAACCGCAAAGAAGATTAAAAGACGCTCAATCGGCTTTAGAGTTAAGAGCTAAAGTTAATCAGTTACCTCAGTCTCTTATTGAGCCGATGGTTTTACGTTCATTAAGAGTAGAATCTGAATATGTTCAATGGACCACAGATGCGAAAGTAAAGTGTGATTCTTTATATCGAATGTCGGAAACACACGCTTTAGCACTATTGGATAAAATTGAATGTCCAGTGTTTGCCGTAGTTGGGCAGAATGGCTATGGTCATTTAAAACAGAAAGAACACAGATATAAATTTATTGCGGATTTTACCTGTTATCACATTAAAGGTGGTCACCATTGTCATTTGGAAAACCCAAATTTAATAAGTGAGCACTTAACCACATTAATTAACACTATTACTACATAA